AACCACCAACTCCACTGGACATCACATAGCTAGTTACCCCAGCCTCAAAAAAATTAGCTTTAGTATGACCTTCTTTTTTGGTATCAGAAAATCTTTCTAGATGTCGGTAAGGACTTTTCTTGTATTGTTCATCGACATATAAAGCTTCTAAGCCAATCGATCGCAGACGCATATTAGCCATATACTTAGTGTATTGTTCGGTACTCGCTTCTGTAATGCCCAAAACGTTATCCCCGACTATATGATTTGTCCAAAGACATTCATGCTGTACTGCCGTGTCAAACATTTCGTAGATTTGTTCAACTGAATGGGGAAACAACTGCATTGCTTCGGGAAGTAGTTTTTGATAAAGTCGAACATGAGAAAGTTCATCACGGTTGATCATTTTAAAAATGTCAGCACTTCCTGGCATTAGCATTCGTGAAGCCAGATTATAAAAGTAAATAAAACCGTTATAAAAATAAATTCCCTCTAACAGATAATCGGCTAAAAGCGAAACAAAATAGTTTTCTGGGGTAGGATTATCGACATATTTTTGATAAATAGAGGCGATAAATTCACAACGGTCTGATAGTATTTTGTCC
This DNA window, taken from Pleurocapsa sp. FMAR1, encodes the following:
- a CDS encoding ribonucleotide-diphosphate reductase subunit beta, producing the protein MSSNRIFNKSGDDKVENRSIWFGNTTNLMQLNDVRYSWAIGLYQQMRENFWIPQKLDLTQDVTDYWNLTSKERRAYDGILSYLTFLDSVQTCNIPHIKSCVTAPEVSICMAEQIAQEGMHNQSYQYIIETVIPSDRRSTVYDFWRTDKILSDRCEFIASIYQKYVDNPTPENYFVSLLADYLLEGIYFYNGFIYFYNLASRMLMPGSADIFKMINRDELSHVRLYQKLLPEAMQLFPHSVEQIYEMFDTAVQHECLWTNHIVGDNVLGITEASTEQYTKYMANMRLRSIGLEALYVDEQYKKSPYRHLERFSDTKKEGHTKANFFEAGVTSYVMSSGVGGWDEI